The DNA window ACATTGACACCGTTCGAGATCGCTTGCAGATTCCCGGGATCATCAACCCGAGCGATTATCCCGGGCCCAATTAAGGGGGGCTATGCCATGATTCAACGTATTCTCATCTATTCCGGTGTGGTACTGCTGCTCCTTGTGATGCTAGTGGTGATGAACCTGAAGTTCCTAATCGATGGTCCCCTCGGTTCCAATCTGAAGTTTCCCGCCCTGCTGGAAACCCTAGAGGAGCAGATCGAGGAAGAACAATGGGATCAGGCGAAAGAAACCCAGAGCGTAATCCAGAACCTATGGCGCCGCTATGCCGTACAAGTGGGTGTCAGCCTGCAAACATCTGAGGTCACCGCCTTTGAGGAACAGTTAATCCGTCTAGAAACCGCATTGGAATTTCAAGACAAACCTAAGGCCATGGAAGAAACAAGGCTGATGATGTACACCTGGAGAACCTTGGGCCAGTGAAACCTCTCCTCTCCCCCGCAACCCATATCCTCAACATTTAGCGAGATTATGCTATACTCTTGCTAGAAGTCAAACCTGGCCGGTGCACCAGGTAGATACAACAGGAGGCTGCCATGGAGCATCAATTCAGTCGTACAGAATTGTTGATTGGCAAAGCAGGAGTCGAAAAGCTGGCCCAAAGCAAGGTAGCCATCTTTGGACTTGGCGGCGTGGGCTCCTTCTGCTGTGAAGCTTTGGCTCGCAGTGGCATTGGCCACTTGGTGCTCGTGGACCCGGACTCCGTCAGCCCCAGCAACTTGAACCGGCAACTGCCAGCCCTGCACAGCACCCTGGGTCAATTGAAGACCGAGGTTTTGGCCCGCCGCATTCACGACATCAATCCGGCGTGTAAGGTGACAACCTATTCCTTTGCCTATACCCCCGAAACCAGGGATCAGCTGATCCAGAACTATGATTACGTGGCAGATGCCATCGATTCAATCGCAGATAAGGTCGATCTAATCAAGACCTGTGTGGAACGGAACATCCCCATCATCTCGGCCATGGGTGCTGGACGAAAGCTTGATCCCACCGCCTTCCGGGTGGCCGATCTGCAAGACACCGATACATGTCCCCTGGCCCGGGCGGTTCGGCAGAGACTGCGCAAATTCAACATCCAGTCAGGCGTTAAGGTAGTCTTTTCCCGGGAAAAGCCCCTGCCCCAGGGGGAAAGCCGTGTCCCCGGCAGTATCTCCTTTGTACCACCAGTGGTGGGCATGATCCTGGCCAGTGTGATTATCAAGGACATTTTGGGAATAGCCCAAGACAAGGGGTAAGCCATGGATAGGCAGTTAGCTTCAGTCATTGCGGAAAGGGTCTGGCATCCCTTCGTTTTGGGCATGCTAAAAGCAGGTAGCGATCCCGCAGAGCCACCCATCAGGCAATCCCTGTATCTTTTGCTGCAGGCTTGTTTCATCGTCACCGTCGAGGCCAAAGGCTACTTGCCTTCCCACCTCATAGGCCCACAAGGACCAATGAAGGATCCGGAGTTTCGACAGTATTATCGCGAGGTTCTAAGGCAGGCAGAGCTTCCTTTGGAGACACCGCCGATCCCCCCGGTAGCAGAGGAATACTTCGCCGAAGGATTCAGCCAGCTCCTTGGACTCCGAGATACCCTGGCGGATCTGCCATTGCTGTGGTTGGCAGAACTTTACGCCCATCTTAAGGATTATTCCCTAGACCAAAACAAGCACTGGGCCCTCCAAAAGCCCCGACGGGGAGCTTACTATACCCCCATACATATCACCCGGTTTCTGGCGGAACAAACCCTAGGACCGCTAATCGCAGAACGACAGACCGGTGGAGTGCTGGATACCATCCGGGTCCTCGATCCTAGCATGGGCTGTGGCCACTTTATCTTTACGGCG is part of the Bacillota bacterium genome and encodes:
- a CDS encoding DUF4363 family protein, whose protein sequence is MIQRILIYSGVVLLLLVMLVVMNLKFLIDGPLGSNLKFPALLETLEEQIEEEQWDQAKETQSVIQNLWRRYAVQVGVSLQTSEVTAFEEQLIRLETALEFQDKPKAMEETRLMMYTWRTLGQ
- a CDS encoding tRNA threonylcarbamoyladenosine dehydratase translates to MEHQFSRTELLIGKAGVEKLAQSKVAIFGLGGVGSFCCEALARSGIGHLVLVDPDSVSPSNLNRQLPALHSTLGQLKTEVLARRIHDINPACKVTTYSFAYTPETRDQLIQNYDYVADAIDSIADKVDLIKTCVERNIPIISAMGAGRKLDPTAFRVADLQDTDTCPLARAVRQRLRKFNIQSGVKVVFSREKPLPQGESRVPGSISFVPPVVGMILASVIIKDILGIAQDKG